In Jannaschia sp. W003, the genomic stretch ACGCCGCGAAGAGGTTCACGGGCGCCCGCTCGCCGGGCGCCACCAGGGCGAGGTCCAGGTAGTCGGTGGCGCCCAGCGCGGCCTCCAGGGCGGGCGGCAGCGCCGTGGCGCGGCCCCGCCAGGGGCCGAGCGTGGCGGGAAAGGCCGCGAAGGGCGCGCGCGCCACCGCGCCCGCGTCGGGCGGCGGCGCGAGCGCGATCGCCAGCGCCGCCAGCGCCGTGGCCGCGGCGCCGGCCACCGCGGCGCGGGGCGCGCCCGCGCGGCCCAGGGCGCGCAGCGCCGCGCCCGCGTCGGCGCCGCCGAGGTCCAGCAGCGGGCCGGGGCGCGGCGCGAAGCACCGCAGCCCGGCGGCCAGCGCCAGCAGGAGGGCCAGGCAGGCCGCGAACACCGCCCAGCCCTGCAGCAGGTGCAGCGCGCCTTCCGCGGCGGCGATGCCCCAGCGGTCCACGGCGACGCCGATCAGCGCGATGCGTCCCGCGTTCAGCAGCACCGCCACGGGCGCGGCGGCGAGCACAAGGAGGGCTTTGCCCCAACCCGGCCCCCGGAAGCACACGGCCACGATCACCGCGAAGCTCAGGATCGGGAACATGTAGCGCAGCCCCGAGCAGGCCTCGGCCACCTCCAGCTGCCAGACCCCGAGGTCGATCACGTGGCCCTCCAGCCAGACCGGCACGCCGGCCAGCGCGATGGCGGCCACGCCCAGCTCCGCGCTCAGGCCCTGCAGCACGAGGTTCGCCTTCCACCACAGGAGCTGCGGCAAGGGCAGCATGAACACGAGGTGCCCGACCGCCGCCCAGTGCGTCGCCCCGCCCCGCCAACCGCGCCAGAGCAGCAGCATCGCCATGGCCCAGGCGATCAGCCCGTAGGCCGAGACGTCGCCGATGCCCGACCGCGCGCCCACCGCGGCCAGCGCGAGGGCGAGCCCGAGCACGAGCGCGCCGGGCCAGCGCGCACCGCCCACCGGGGGGGCGCCCTCGGCCTGCATGCCCCGCAGCAGCAGCCAGGCCGAGATCAGCGGGATCAGGGGGCCGTGGCTGTATTCCGGCGTGCTCCACGCCGCCCCGAGCGCCGCGAGGCCCGGTGCGAAGGCCGCCCCGGCGGCGAGCGCCAGCAACACCAGCAGCGCGGGCGCGGGCGCGGCGCGGCGGAGGGCAGCGGCGGTCACTCCGCCGCGCCGCCGAGCCGCGCCCGCGCCGCCGCCGTGACCGGCAGGGTGCCGTCGGCGTCGATCTCCACCACGCGGCGGAACCGCTCGGCGGCCTCGGCCTCGCGGCCCAGCGCGGCGTAGGTGCGGCCCAGGTGATACTGCGCGCCGGCATCAAGGGGCCGGGCGCGGGCGGCGGGCTCCAGATGGC encodes the following:
- the xrtD gene encoding VPLPA-CTERM-specific exosortase XrtD, whose translation is MTAAALRRAAPAPALLVLLALAAGAAFAPGLAALGAAWSTPEYSHGPLIPLISAWLLLRGMQAEGAPPVGGARWPGALVLGLALALAAVGARSGIGDVSAYGLIAWAMAMLLLWRGWRGGATHWAAVGHLVFMLPLPQLLWWKANLVLQGLSAELGVAAIALAGVPVWLEGHVIDLGVWQLEVAEACSGLRYMFPILSFAVIVAVCFRGPGWGKALLVLAAAPVAVLLNAGRIALIGVAVDRWGIAAAEGALHLLQGWAVFAACLALLLALAAGLRCFAPRPGPLLDLGGADAGAALRALGRAGAPRAAVAGAAATALAALAIALAPPPDAGAVARAPFAAFPATLGPWRGRATALPPALEAALGATDYLDLALVAPGERAPVNLFAAWYRSQVGGEGLHSPEICLPAGGWEVAALAHARVAPPGLGAWQANRAVITRGAERRLVLFWFEGRGGRTVSDWRARLAVLRDGALRGRTDGGLVRVMTPVAAGETEADAEARLLRVLARAVPRLGEHVPG